A window of the Lujinxingia vulgaris genome harbors these coding sequences:
- a CDS encoding CAP domain-containing protein produces the protein MKFQSLMAALLASGLLACGGGDDLRVDRTEEPCEWACDEVSEAPEVAWSDGEHGTEVYTPDEAAPTPEPTPEPEPEPEPEPEPTPEPDPTPEPEPEPTPEPEPEPEPTPEPEPEPEPEPTPEPEPEPTPEPEPEPGDDLACGAIEGVCRFCGPPADVVTSCPGNSTTFECEVFRLTNAERRAEGLNELTYSGELAESAMMHATDLDRCDYFAHDSLDGTSFFQRCADQGYSGTCTGENIGGGQRTPQDVVQAWMDSPGHRQNILYPAHTQLGVAFHEGDGRYRRYWVQHFGRVR, from the coding sequence ATGAAGTTTCAAAGCCTGATGGCGGCGCTGCTGGCAAGCGGCCTGCTGGCGTGTGGGGGCGGTGACGATCTGCGGGTGGATCGCACGGAGGAGCCCTGTGAGTGGGCGTGCGATGAGGTCAGCGAAGCGCCGGAGGTGGCGTGGAGCGATGGGGAGCATGGCACCGAGGTGTATACGCCCGATGAGGCGGCGCCGACGCCCGAGCCGACTCCCGAGCCGGAACCTGAGCCCGAGCCCGAGCCCGAACCTACTCCTGAGCCTGATCCGACTCCCGAGCCCGAGCCCGAACCTACTCCCGAGCCTGAACCGGAACCTGAGCCTACTCCTGAGCCCGAGCCCGAGCCCGAGCCTGAGCCGACTCCCGAGCCTGAGCCTGAACCTACTCCTGAGCCGGAGCCCGAACCCGGCGATGATCTGGCCTGTGGCGCGATCGAAGGTGTCTGCCGCTTCTGCGGACCCCCGGCCGATGTGGTCACCAGCTGCCCGGGTAACAGCACGACCTTTGAGTGCGAGGTCTTCCGTTTGACCAACGCCGAGCGTCGCGCGGAGGGGCTCAACGAGCTGACCTACAGTGGCGAGCTGGCCGAGTCGGCAATGATGCACGCCACCGACCTCGACCGCTGCGATTACTTCGCCCACGACTCGCTCGACGGCACGAGCTTCTTCCAGCGTTGCGCCGACCAGGGCTATTCGGGGACCTGCACTGGCGAGAATATCGGCGGCGGGCAGCGCACCCCCCAGGATGTGGTGCAGGCCTGGATGGACTCCCCCGGTCACCGCCAGAACATCCTCTACCCGGCCCATACCCAGCTGGGCGTGGCCTTTCATGAGGGCGACGGGCGCTACCGTCGCTACTGGGTGCAGCACTTCGGGCGCGTGCGTTGA
- a CDS encoding carbon-nitrogen hydrolase family protein, whose translation MSMVRVATAQYPVDFLEGWNHYVDKISAWVKEAASEGAQMAVFPEYASMELVSLFAEEVRQDLPFQMSEMQRLLDDYLALHRELARQYGVYVIGGSYPVRLLDGSYRNRAYVFSPQGRVDFQEKILMTRFESELWLISYGDQLKVFETPFGAFGINICYDSEFPLLARRQVEAGANLIIAPSCTDTPYGYHRVKIGCQARALENQCYVAHAVLVGDAPWSIAIEENCGRAAVYTPVDVGFSEDGIEAIGEWNAPCWVYADVDLARSEEVRVRGEVLNFRDWDNQAVAANAEIERVGLE comes from the coding sequence ATGAGCATGGTGCGTGTGGCCACCGCGCAGTACCCGGTGGATTTTCTGGAGGGGTGGAATCACTACGTCGATAAGATCTCGGCGTGGGTCAAAGAGGCGGCCAGTGAGGGGGCGCAGATGGCGGTCTTTCCGGAGTACGCCTCCATGGAGCTGGTCAGCCTCTTTGCCGAGGAGGTGCGCCAGGATCTTCCCTTTCAGATGTCGGAGATGCAGCGCCTGCTCGACGATTATCTGGCGCTGCACCGCGAGCTCGCCAGGCAGTACGGCGTCTATGTGATCGGCGGCTCCTATCCGGTGCGCCTGCTCGACGGCTCGTACCGCAACCGCGCCTACGTCTTCAGCCCCCAGGGGCGAGTGGATTTTCAGGAAAAGATCCTGATGACTCGCTTTGAGAGCGAGCTCTGGCTGATCTCGTACGGCGACCAGCTCAAGGTCTTTGAGACGCCCTTCGGCGCCTTTGGCATCAACATCTGCTACGACAGCGAGTTTCCTCTGCTCGCTCGCCGACAGGTGGAGGCCGGCGCCAACCTGATCATCGCGCCCAGCTGCACCGACACCCCCTACGGCTACCACCGGGTGAAGATCGGCTGCCAGGCCCGCGCGCTGGAGAACCAGTGCTACGTGGCGCACGCCGTGCTCGTGGGGGATGCCCCCTGGTCGATCGCCATTGAAGAGAACTGCGGGCGCGCGGCGGTCTACACGCCGGTCGACGTCGGATTTAGCGAAGATGGCATCGAGGCCATCGGTGAGTGGAACGCGCCCTGCTGGGTATACGCCGATGTGGATCTGGCGCGCAGCGAGGAGGTGCGGGTGCGCGGGGAGGTCTTGAACTTCCGCGACTGGGACAACCAGGCCGTCGCCGCCAACGCCGAGATCGAGCGGGTGGGGCTTGAGTGA
- a CDS encoding GNAT family N-acetyltransferase produces the protein MSQQVGQVEVRRLSGDSVHQYVDDLARLRLQIFRTYPYLYDGDLDYESRYLARYLESSESVLVAAFDGERVVGVSTGMPMAESDEDFQRPFKELGYDVGEIFYLAESVLLPEYRGQGVGVKFFEEREAHVRELDAFRFTCFAAVVRPPDHPRRPEGWQPLDAFWRKRGYERQPQIRTMMRWKEIDTVEEVPEVMEIWLKDLDSE, from the coding sequence ATGTCGCAACAGGTTGGTCAGGTGGAGGTCCGTCGCCTCAGCGGTGATTCGGTGCATCAATACGTCGATGATCTGGCGCGGCTGCGCCTCCAGATCTTTCGCACCTACCCCTACCTTTACGACGGCGACCTGGACTACGAGAGCCGTTATCTGGCGCGTTATCTGGAGTCGAGCGAGAGCGTGCTCGTCGCAGCCTTCGATGGCGAGCGGGTCGTCGGGGTGTCGACGGGGATGCCGATGGCCGAGAGCGATGAGGATTTTCAGCGCCCCTTTAAAGAGCTTGGCTACGACGTTGGCGAGATCTTCTATCTGGCCGAGTCGGTGCTCCTGCCCGAATACCGGGGGCAGGGCGTGGGCGTGAAGTTCTTTGAGGAGCGCGAGGCGCATGTGCGCGAGCTCGACGCGTTCCGCTTCACCTGCTTTGCGGCGGTGGTGCGCCCCCCGGACCATCCGCGGCGGCCTGAGGGCTGGCAGCCCCTGGACGCCTTCTGGCGAAAGCGCGGCTACGAGCGTCAACCTCAGATCCGCACGATGATGCGCTGGAAAGAGATCGACACGGTCGAAGAAGTGCCCGAAGTCATGGAGATCTGGCTCAAAGACCTGGATAGCGAATGA
- the upp gene encoding uracil phosphoribosyltransferase — MEDVTVIDHPLIQHKLSLMREKDTTTAAFRSLMGEVALLLGYEVTRDLPIEYAEIETPLTKMNAPHLVGKKLVIVPILRAGVGFVDPLLQLLPSARVGHIGLYRDPETLQPIEYYLKLPEQMDDRDVIVVDPMLATGHSAAAAVARIKAFEPRSIKFMCLLAAPEGVEYMRGEHPDVPIYTAAIDEKLNEKGYIVPGLGDAGDRLYGTK, encoded by the coding sequence ATGGAAGATGTGACCGTCATCGATCACCCGCTGATTCAACACAAGCTCTCGTTGATGCGGGAGAAAGACACCACCACCGCCGCCTTTCGCAGCCTGATGGGTGAGGTGGCGCTTTTGCTCGGCTATGAGGTCACGCGCGACTTGCCGATCGAGTACGCCGAGATCGAGACGCCGCTGACCAAAATGAACGCCCCGCATCTCGTGGGCAAAAAGCTCGTGATCGTGCCGATTCTTCGCGCCGGCGTGGGTTTTGTGGACCCCCTTCTGCAACTTCTCCCCTCGGCGCGCGTGGGCCACATCGGGCTCTACCGCGACCCGGAGACGCTCCAGCCGATCGAGTATTATTTGAAGTTGCCCGAGCAGATGGATGATCGCGACGTGATCGTGGTTGACCCCATGCTTGCCACCGGGCACTCGGCGGCGGCGGCCGTGGCGCGCATCAAGGCCTTTGAGCCGCGCTCCATCAAGTTTATGTGCCTTCTGGCCGCGCCCGAGGGCGTCGAATACATGCGCGGCGAACATCCGGACGTGCCCATTTATACGGCGGCCATCGACGAGAAGCTCAACGAGAAGGGCTACATTGTGCCCGGGCTCGGTGACGCCGGCGATCGCCTCTACGGCACCAAATAA
- a CDS encoding SDR family NAD(P)-dependent oxidoreductase, protein MSEANNRVVVVTGAAGALGEHVVAHFSKRGDRVVCWDLHAAGHGKLVEDAERKGVWQHQVNVTDAQAIATAAASVREELGAIDVLVHCAGGFRWSKIDEIAPDDIDFLVDVNLRSSLYVVREVVGPMKSRGYGRVVLISSRSTLKPGAGEGAYAATKAGLNALVSAVADEVKGVDVTINAVQPSIIDTEANRQDMPDADFDSWVDPSELASIIYGLCPADEHPINGALLVVSGRT, encoded by the coding sequence ATGAGTGAAGCAAACAATCGCGTGGTGGTGGTCACCGGTGCGGCCGGTGCGCTTGGCGAGCATGTGGTCGCCCATTTTTCAAAACGCGGCGATCGCGTGGTCTGCTGGGACTTGCACGCCGCCGGTCACGGCAAGCTCGTCGAAGACGCTGAGCGCAAGGGCGTGTGGCAACATCAGGTCAACGTGACCGATGCTCAGGCGATTGCCACCGCCGCCGCCAGCGTGCGCGAGGAGCTCGGGGCGATCGACGTGTTGGTGCATTGCGCCGGCGGGTTTCGCTGGTCGAAGATCGACGAGATCGCCCCCGACGACATCGACTTTCTGGTCGACGTGAACCTGCGCTCCTCGCTCTATGTGGTGCGCGAGGTGGTGGGGCCGATGAAGTCGCGGGGTTACGGGCGCGTGGTGCTCATCAGCTCGCGCTCCACGCTGAAGCCCGGCGCTGGCGAGGGCGCGTATGCGGCGACCAAGGCCGGCCTCAACGCCCTGGTCAGCGCGGTGGCCGACGAGGTCAAGGGCGTCGATGTGACCATCAACGCGGTGCAGCCCTCGATCATCGACACCGAGGCCAACCGCCAGGATATGCCCGATGCCGACTTCGACTCCTGGGTCGATCCGAGCGAGCTGGCGTCGATCATCTACGGGCTCTGCCCGGCCGACGAACATCCCATCAACGGCGCACTTCTGGTCGTCTCCGGCAGAACCTGA